The Calditerrivibrio nitroreducens DSM 19672 genome window below encodes:
- a CDS encoding SWIM zinc finger family protein: MQLFKLSEDQLRNSATTLIIQRAENYIGKFNNCKIEGPVLKGTIKGNHGIYNVELKIDTDPIQYKCDCDTAKTSFCKHAAALGLTYIYTPWVFELDHIPDRTKISSFEELQYYVKTVKLKDLLEDLRGCCITVAQLSELLGISAQQLLAIVKDDQSNKHHILTDPIKLSCMYLLEKRLQFK; this comes from the coding sequence ATGCAGCTATTTAAATTATCCGAAGATCAACTTAGAAATAGCGCTACAACTTTGATTATTCAAAGAGCTGAGAATTATATAGGCAAATTTAACAACTGTAAGATAGAAGGTCCAGTTTTAAAAGGTACAATTAAAGGTAACCACGGCATATATAACGTTGAGTTAAAAATAGATACAGATCCTATTCAGTATAAGTGCGATTGCGATACCGCAAAAACTTCATTCTGTAAACATGCTGCAGCTCTTGGCCTTACATATATATATACCCCATGGGTTTTTGAATTAGATCATATCCCGGATAGGACAAAAATATCATCTTTTGAAGAGCTTCAATACTATGTTAAAACAGTGAAATTGAAAGATTTGTTAGAAGATTTGAGAGGTTGTTGTATTACCGTAGCCCAACTGTCAGAGTTGCTCGGTATCTCCGCACAGCAGCTTCTGGCAATTGTTAAAGATGATCAAAGTAATAAACACCATATACTTACCGATCCAATAAAGCTTTCGTGTATGTATCTATTGGAGAAAAGATTGCAATTTAAATAA
- the ruvB gene encoding Holliday junction branch migration DNA helicase RuvB — translation MNNDIFSKEKLGEDVINNHIRPKRFSEYVGQKKIIENLKIFVEAAKLRNEPLDHTLFYGPPGLGKTTLANIISNEMNVNIKSTSGPVIEKPGDLAAILTNLSEGDVLFIDEIHRLHSSVEEILYPAMEDFQLDIVIGQGPSARTIKIDLPKFTLVGATTRIGLLTSPLRDRFGMVFKLDFYSEEELISIIKRGSTILNCTIDESAAVEIAKRSRGTPRIAHRILRRVRDFAQVMNNGYISIDIAKLGLERLEIDEQGLDKADRAYLNTIIEKYDGGPVGLDTLSATLSEERDTLEDVTEPYLIFRGFIKKTPRGRIATKLAYEHLRIKYYPKALEITDFLEERDAED, via the coding sequence ATGAATAATGATATTTTTTCAAAAGAAAAACTTGGCGAAGATGTAATAAATAATCATATTAGACCCAAAAGATTTTCTGAGTATGTAGGGCAGAAGAAGATCATAGAAAATCTAAAAATATTTGTAGAAGCAGCCAAGCTCAGAAATGAACCTTTAGATCACACTTTGTTTTACGGACCACCTGGGCTTGGTAAAACCACCCTCGCAAATATTATATCCAATGAGATGAATGTTAATATCAAATCCACCAGTGGTCCTGTAATAGAAAAGCCTGGGGATCTGGCGGCAATCCTAACCAATCTATCGGAAGGGGACGTTCTTTTCATTGATGAAATCCATCGATTACACTCAAGCGTTGAGGAGATTCTATACCCAGCAATGGAGGATTTCCAATTGGATATAGTTATAGGTCAGGGACCATCAGCCAGAACGATAAAGATAGATCTACCAAAGTTTACCCTTGTGGGGGCCACCACAAGAATTGGACTACTTACTTCACCTTTGAGGGATCGTTTTGGAATGGTTTTTAAGTTGGATTTTTACTCTGAAGAGGAATTAATTTCTATAATAAAACGTGGTTCGACGATTTTAAACTGCACAATAGATGAGTCTGCGGCAGTGGAGATAGCCAAAAGAAGTAGAGGAACGCCAAGGATAGCCCATAGGATTCTACGAAGAGTAAGGGACTTTGCGCAGGTGATGAATAATGGATATATAAGCATAGATATCGCCAAATTGGGGCTTGAAAGGCTTGAGATAGATGAACAAGGTCTTGATAAAGCTGATAGAGCATACTTAAATACAATTATCGAAAAATATGATGGTGGGCCAGTTGGTCTTGATACGCTATCTGCTACCTTATCAGAAGAAAGAGATACATTGGAAGATGTAACAGAGCCCTATCTGATATTTAGAGGGTTTATCAAAAAAACACCCCGAGGGAGAATTGCTACAAAGCTAGCTTATGAACACTTAAGAATAAAGTATTATCCTAAGGCACTTGAGATAACCGACTTTTTAGAGGAAAGGGATGCCGAAGATTAA
- the radA gene encoding DNA repair protein RadA, producing MPKIKSHFVCNQCGAISPKWVGKCPECGSWNSFTEEIIDKKEDKNQSTPKNISIKKLSSISGIEVDRFITGIKEFDQVLGGGLVKGSVILIGGEPGIGKSTIMLQISAILTNEKKKVIYFSGEESYSQIKIRADRLGIGNIELDIVSTNSFENIQEILKSNFYDYAIIDSIQTFYSEEISSAAGTVSQIKHITHNLVEIAKSIGTTIFIIGQVTKEGSIAGPKVLEHLVDTVLYFEGDYNRGIRILRSVKNRFGPTNEVGFFEMSDKGLKEISYKELLISSSNFSGRALTSIMEGTRFFLVEVESLVTPTFFNFSKRIANGFDLNRLNMIAAILEKRGGLNISNHDIYLSIAGGLKINEPAADLAISASLISAFKNTPLPESSIFIGEVSLTGEVRQVSNLKNRINEALKLNIKNIFAPGKLDEKDLNFYSINNILDLIKYL from the coding sequence ATGCCGAAGATTAAAAGCCATTTTGTTTGCAACCAATGTGGTGCTATATCCCCCAAATGGGTGGGAAAATGTCCAGAATGTGGAAGCTGGAATAGTTTCACTGAGGAGATTATCGATAAAAAAGAAGATAAAAATCAATCAACACCCAAAAATATATCAATAAAAAAACTCTCATCCATAAGTGGGATAGAAGTGGATAGATTTATTACAGGGATAAAAGAATTTGATCAGGTTTTAGGTGGTGGACTAGTTAAAGGATCTGTCATCCTCATAGGTGGTGAACCTGGTATTGGTAAATCCACCATAATGCTTCAGATTTCAGCCATACTGACCAACGAAAAAAAGAAAGTAATATATTTTTCTGGTGAAGAATCCTATTCCCAGATAAAGATAAGAGCAGACAGATTGGGAATTGGTAATATCGAATTGGATATCGTTTCCACTAACAGTTTTGAAAATATTCAGGAGATATTAAAGTCTAATTTTTATGACTATGCAATAATTGATTCCATCCAAACATTTTATTCAGAAGAGATATCTTCAGCCGCTGGAACGGTAAGTCAGATAAAACATATAACACACAACCTTGTGGAGATTGCTAAATCTATTGGTACAACAATATTTATAATAGGTCAGGTAACAAAAGAGGGAAGTATTGCCGGTCCCAAAGTGCTGGAACATCTCGTGGATACAGTATTGTACTTTGAAGGTGATTATAATAGAGGCATTAGAATATTACGTTCAGTAAAGAATAGATTTGGCCCCACAAACGAAGTAGGATTTTTTGAGATGTCTGATAAAGGATTGAAAGAAATTTCCTATAAAGAGCTTCTCATATCCAGTTCAAACTTCTCTGGTAGAGCTCTCACCAGTATAATGGAGGGGACGAGATTTTTTCTTGTGGAGGTAGAATCTCTGGTAACCCCAACATTTTTTAATTTTTCCAAAAGGATAGCAAACGGTTTCGATCTAAATAGACTGAATATGATTGCAGCAATTTTAGAAAAACGAGGCGGTTTAAACATTTCAAATCACGATATCTATTTGAGTATTGCCGGAGGGCTAAAGATAAATGAACCCGCCGCAGACCTTGCCATATCAGCTTCACTTATTTCAGCTTTTAAAAATACCCCTTTACCAGAATCCTCCATCTTCATAGGCGAAGTAAGCCTTACTGGAGAAGTTAGGCAGGTATCAAATCTAAAAAATCGTATAAATGAAGCTTTAAAACTAAACATTAAAAACATATTTGCACCTGGAAAACTCGATGAGAAAGATTTAAACTTTTATAGTATAAACAACATCTTAGATCTAATAAAATACCTTTAG
- a CDS encoding DEAD/DEAH box helicase, which yields MNELTKFKELGLSENVLKALSKKGFEEPTPIQELVIPKLLQGERDIVGQAQTGTGKTAAFGLPLIELLDDKSPFVQAIVLTPTRELALQVAEEMNSLKGKKRLNIVPIYGGQSMELQLRRLENNAHIVVGTPGRVIDHINRKTLRLNKLKFMVLDEADEMLNMGFIEDIEEIIKHTNEDKRMLLFSATMPKEILNIAKKYMKDYEVLAVKTKQLTTELTEQIYFQVREEDKFEALCRIRDMEKEFYGLIFCRTKVDVDTVCNRLIDRGYNAEALHGDISQYQRERILKRFKAKQINMLVATDVAARGIDISDLTHVINYSLPQDPESYVHRIGRTGRAGKEGTAITFVTPEEYRKLLYIMKIAKADIKKKKVPSVSEVIQAKKERIKDEVSDILSDNMSNDYFELANKLLEEYDPVKIVAALLKMNYKDDFEAGSYSEISEVSNVDRKGKARLFIAMGKLENMTPKKIVDFIVDKTGIKESDIKEVKVFDKFSFISVPYEDATYIVNIFKKQNRGKRPLVEIAKEAKK from the coding sequence ATGAATGAATTAACAAAATTTAAAGAACTGGGGCTATCTGAAAATGTACTTAAAGCCCTTTCAAAAAAAGGTTTTGAAGAGCCCACACCTATCCAGGAATTGGTTATACCTAAATTATTACAGGGGGAAAGGGACATTGTAGGACAGGCACAAACAGGTACGGGTAAGACAGCAGCCTTTGGATTGCCTTTAATCGAACTGCTTGATGACAAATCACCATTTGTACAGGCGATAGTTTTAACACCCACAAGGGAGCTTGCCCTTCAGGTGGCGGAAGAGATGAATTCTCTAAAAGGAAAAAAAAGGCTCAATATTGTTCCTATATATGGTGGTCAGTCTATGGAGCTTCAGCTCAGAAGACTTGAAAATAATGCCCATATAGTTGTTGGTACGCCGGGCAGGGTGATAGATCATATAAACAGAAAGACACTGCGTTTGAATAAATTAAAATTTATGGTTTTGGATGAAGCCGATGAAATGCTAAACATGGGGTTTATTGAAGATATTGAAGAGATTATAAAACATACAAATGAAGATAAGAGGATGCTTCTCTTTTCCGCAACAATGCCCAAAGAGATTTTGAATATAGCTAAAAAATATATGAAAGATTATGAGGTTTTAGCTGTAAAAACAAAACAGTTAACCACAGAACTTACAGAGCAGATATATTTTCAGGTTAGAGAAGAGGATAAATTTGAAGCCCTTTGTAGAATAAGGGATATGGAAAAAGAGTTTTATGGACTAATTTTCTGTAGAACCAAAGTTGATGTGGATACCGTTTGTAATAGACTCATCGATAGGGGGTACAATGCGGAGGCCCTTCATGGGGACATTTCTCAGTATCAGAGGGAGAGGATACTAAAGCGCTTTAAGGCTAAACAGATTAACATGCTTGTGGCTACGGATGTTGCTGCAAGAGGTATAGATATCAGTGACCTAACACATGTAATAAACTATTCTTTGCCACAAGATCCGGAATCTTATGTACATAGAATTGGTAGGACAGGAAGGGCAGGGAAAGAAGGAACCGCTATTACATTTGTGACCCCAGAAGAATACCGTAAGCTGTTGTATATTATGAAAATTGCAAAAGCTGACATAAAAAAGAAAAAAGTACCCTCTGTTAGTGAAGTTATTCAAGCTAAAAAAGAGAGGATAAAGGATGAAGTTTCAGATATTTTAAGCGATAATATGTCAAATGACTATTTTGAGCTTGCCAATAAACTTCTTGAAGAATATGATCCTGTAAAAATTGTAGCAGCTCTGCTGAAGATGAATTACAAGGATGATTTTGAGGCTGGTAGCTATTCTGAAATTTCTGAAGTTTCAAATGTTGATAGAAAAGGTAAGGCAAGACTATTTATTGCAATGGGAAAGCTTGAAAATATGACACCTAAAAAAATTGTGGACTTTATTGTTGACAAGACTGGTATAAAAGAATCAGATATAAAAGAGGTTAAAGTATTTGATAAATTCTCTTTTATAAGTGTACCTTATGAAGATGCAACCTATATTGTAAACATATTTAAAAAGCAGAACAGGGGGAAGAGACCTCTTGTGGAGATTGCAAAAGAAGCAAAAAAGTGA
- a CDS encoding 4Fe-4S binding protein: MVRIKTSFEILNDLLGRGYFGVIYVEQNFPLPFKNKGVGKQIDVKTSVELLLSAAVVGNNVVGIYHTSISPRSNVELRGGAIFISTILPIDPMVPVVFCRSISDIFERFNIALKVSEEFKIPVMLCINENAMQNFYEVESIELSTERLSATITPDTFKKINTNHTLSQYNKIYEYLEKKFGDIFEGEGLLSYGDSNGKFLKFYVPLTIDSIIKERSIKIDRRDLHFWESITKHRDITLDLFDISGENQKIIKNYFCPGCPFLLIKKNIGFDNKILITDINCPTIRRVFGFKNSSIDNLIGFTLNKPSSNILFIGNLSNLKYSMIDYLKNFEYLFLNDGLKNSFGLPLISKPYRFKEKNAVLPYSCENIPRNSVLKVNPKKCVCIRKNEKLHCVEGSYCPALFENNGTISVNENLCVGCKLCELSCPYGAVK, from the coding sequence ATGGTGCGTATAAAGACAAGTTTTGAAATTTTAAATGATTTGTTGGGTAGAGGATATTTTGGTGTTATTTATGTTGAGCAGAATTTCCCTTTACCTTTCAAAAATAAGGGTGTTGGTAAGCAGATAGATGTAAAAACATCTGTGGAGCTACTGCTGTCTGCTGCTGTGGTAGGTAATAACGTAGTTGGTATATATCACACAAGCATATCACCCAGATCGAATGTGGAATTGAGAGGTGGGGCTATTTTTATCTCCACTATTTTGCCTATAGATCCAATGGTTCCGGTAGTATTCTGTCGAAGTATCTCTGATATATTTGAAAGGTTTAATATTGCATTAAAAGTTTCAGAAGAGTTTAAAATACCTGTTATGTTATGCATCAACGAAAATGCGATGCAAAATTTTTATGAAGTTGAATCTATTGAACTATCCACAGAAAGGCTGTCTGCCACAATTACACCCGATACTTTTAAAAAGATAAACACTAATCACACCCTCTCTCAGTACAATAAAATATACGAATATCTTGAGAAAAAGTTTGGTGATATATTTGAAGGGGAAGGTTTGCTATCATATGGAGATAGTAATGGAAAATTTCTCAAGTTTTATGTGCCTTTGACTATAGATTCCATCATCAAAGAGAGATCTATTAAAATTGATAGGAGAGATCTCCATTTCTGGGAGAGTATAACAAAGCATAGAGATATCACTTTGGATTTATTTGACATTTCAGGAGAAAATCAGAAAATAATAAAAAATTATTTCTGTCCGGGATGCCCTTTTTTGCTAATTAAAAAGAATATCGGTTTTGATAATAAGATCCTGATTACTGACATAAATTGTCCCACGATAAGAAGAGTTTTTGGGTTTAAAAATAGCAGTATAGATAATTTAATTGGATTTACTTTAAATAAACCTTCTTCAAATATTCTGTTTATAGGTAATTTATCAAACCTAAAATACAGTATGATAGATTATTTGAAAAATTTCGAATATCTCTTTCTCAATGACGGTTTAAAAAATAGCTTTGGTCTACCTTTAATTTCCAAACCATATAGGTTTAAAGAGAAAAATGCTGTATTACCTTATAGTTGCGAAAATATCCCCAGAAATTCAGTTTTAAAAGTCAATCCAAAAAAATGTGTTTGTATAAGAAAAAATGAAAAATTACATTGTGTTGAGGGGTCTTATTGCCCTGCGTTGTTTGAAAATAATGGAACGATTTCTGTAAACGAAAATCTCTGTGTTGGTTGTAAATTATGTGAATTATCCTGCCCTTACGGAGCCGTAAAATGA
- a CDS encoding polysaccharide deacetylase family protein, with translation MKFKIILLFLIIAISLPAEVITFIPSDRKVVFLTFDACETKTPSYFDKKILDFLIKNKIPATFFISGKFANRNRSALSEISKYDFFSIQNHSYDHNLHMETMTDGDIEMDLNKTSKLIAEITGKKPNLFRFPGGNYDNRSLKLVEDLGYKVVHWSFESGDPDKKMTNDLIFEKVKKNVKSGSIMIFHINGRGWHTSEALPRIINYLNSEGYHLELLENFLKNEKFN, from the coding sequence ATGAAGTTTAAAATAATATTACTCTTTTTAATCATTGCTATATCTTTACCTGCTGAGGTGATCACTTTTATACCTTCAGATAGAAAAGTGGTCTTTCTCACTTTTGATGCCTGTGAGACCAAAACACCTTCATATTTCGATAAAAAGATACTCGATTTTCTGATCAAAAATAAAATACCTGCTACATTTTTCATAAGTGGTAAATTTGCAAACAGAAATAGATCAGCATTATCAGAGATATCAAAATACGATTTTTTTTCAATCCAGAATCACTCTTATGATCACAATCTCCACATGGAAACAATGACAGATGGTGATATTGAGATGGATCTGAATAAAACGTCTAAATTGATTGCGGAGATAACCGGGAAGAAACCCAACCTCTTTAGGTTTCCTGGTGGAAACTATGACAATAGAAGTTTAAAATTAGTGGAAGATTTGGGGTATAAGGTGGTTCACTGGAGTTTTGAGTCTGGAGATCCTGATAAAAAAATGACTAATGATCTAATTTTTGAAAAGGTAAAAAAGAATGTAAAAAGTGGGTCTATTATGATTTTTCATATAAATGGAAGAGGCTGGCATACTTCAGAGGCGTTACCAAGGATAATAAACTATTTAAATAGTGAAGGATACCATCTGGAATTGTTAGAAAATTTTTTAAAAAATGAAAAATTCAATTGA
- the carB gene encoding carbamoyl-phosphate synthase large subunit, whose translation MPKRTDIDKIMIIGSGPIVIGQACEFDYSGTQALKALKEEGYKVVLINSNPATIMTDPEFADATYIEPLTVECAEKIIEKERPDAILPTVGGQTALNLALDLHKHGVLDRYNVELIGAKVDAIKKAEDRELFKAAMYKIGLEMPKSAYVKSFEEGMDAIVNIGFPAIIRPSFTLGGTGGNVAYNMEEYKRYLEWGLEASPVGEVLVEESILGWKEYELEVMRDLKDNVVIICSIENFDPMGVHTGDSITVAPAQTLTDKEYQYMRDAAIKIMREIGVDTGGSNVQFATDPKTGRQVVIEMNPRVSRSSALASKATGFPIAKIAAKLAVGYTLDEIPNDITKKTPASFEPTIDYCVVKFPRFTFEKFPGTDDTLTTQMKSVGEVMAIGRTFKESLQKAINSLEIGKTGFDEIFDKNDYDKPEVIDEIISYLKRPTDKRMWYIGEAFRAGMSIDEIYNYSCIDRWFLNNIKQIIDMEEEIKRKKIDTLTPEELRKYKEYGFSDKRLAKLMNCTEDDIAFKRRSLDVIPVYKRVDTCAAEFESFTPYLYSTYEKECEAGVTERKKVVILGGGPNRIGQGIEFDYCCVHACYALSEIGYETIMINCNPETVSTDYDTSDRLYFEPLTKEHVLNIIDKEKPVGVIVQFGGQTPLKLSVPLEKAGVRILGTSPDSIDIAEDRERFKKLVEKLGILQPNNGIARNPEEAFKIAEEIGYPVVVRPSYVLGGRAMEIVYDSEALANYMKFAVEASEKHPVLIDKFLDNAIELDVDAISDGETVVVAGIMQHIEEAGIHSGDSACSIPPRTISEDIKIKVIKITKQLAYELKVLGLMNIQFAIKDNDIYILEVNPRASRTVPFVSKTIGVPLAKLAAKVMVGQKLKDLGFTNEVDIPFFTVKEAVFPFVKFPGTDPILGPEMKSTGEVMGIDVTFGKAYYKAQMAAGNKLPKSGKVFISVKDSVKKDIIPIAKEFDRLGFNIVATAGTYNLLKENGINVEFVKKVQDGRPNIVDLIKNREIKFVINIPHGKKSRLDSTSIRRAILSYNVPYVTTIEAAEASILGIKDYFNENLNVTSLQNYYNHLRR comes from the coding sequence GTGCCCAAAAGAACAGATATCGACAAAATAATGATAATCGGATCAGGGCCGATTGTAATAGGTCAGGCATGTGAATTTGATTATTCTGGTACTCAGGCTCTAAAAGCTTTAAAAGAAGAAGGTTATAAAGTGGTTTTGATAAATTCAAACCCAGCTACAATAATGACCGACCCTGAATTTGCCGATGCAACTTATATAGAGCCACTAACGGTGGAATGTGCCGAAAAGATTATTGAAAAAGAAAGACCTGATGCTATCTTACCAACTGTTGGTGGTCAAACAGCTCTTAATCTGGCACTGGATCTTCATAAACATGGTGTTCTCGATAGATACAACGTGGAGCTGATAGGGGCTAAAGTTGATGCCATCAAAAAAGCAGAGGATAGAGAGCTTTTTAAAGCAGCTATGTATAAGATTGGCCTTGAGATGCCTAAAAGCGCCTATGTGAAATCGTTTGAAGAGGGGATGGATGCAATTGTTAATATCGGTTTTCCGGCTATCATCAGGCCATCTTTTACGTTGGGTGGTACAGGTGGTAATGTGGCCTACAATATGGAGGAATATAAACGTTACCTTGAATGGGGCCTTGAGGCATCACCTGTAGGAGAAGTTCTTGTGGAGGAATCGATTTTAGGATGGAAAGAATATGAATTGGAAGTAATGAGGGATCTTAAAGACAATGTTGTTATAATATGTTCCATAGAAAATTTCGACCCTATGGGTGTGCATACAGGAGACAGTATTACCGTTGCTCCAGCCCAAACCCTTACAGACAAAGAGTATCAGTATATGAGGGATGCTGCCATAAAAATAATGCGGGAAATAGGTGTGGATACTGGTGGTTCGAATGTGCAATTTGCCACAGATCCTAAGACTGGTAGGCAGGTTGTGATTGAGATGAATCCAAGGGTTTCAAGAAGCTCTGCACTTGCTTCGAAGGCAACAGGATTTCCTATTGCAAAAATTGCAGCAAAATTAGCAGTTGGTTATACCCTTGATGAAATCCCAAACGATATCACAAAGAAAACTCCAGCATCTTTCGAGCCTACAATAGATTATTGTGTGGTAAAATTCCCACGATTTACTTTTGAAAAATTTCCAGGGACCGATGATACCTTGACTACCCAGATGAAATCAGTGGGTGAAGTCATGGCTATAGGTAGGACATTCAAAGAATCTCTACAAAAGGCTATAAATTCTCTTGAAATTGGTAAAACTGGTTTTGATGAGATATTTGATAAAAATGACTACGATAAACCGGAAGTTATTGATGAAATAATTTCGTATCTGAAAAGACCCACGGATAAAAGGATGTGGTATATCGGTGAAGCTTTTAGGGCAGGAATGAGTATTGATGAGATTTATAACTATTCATGCATAGATAGGTGGTTTTTAAACAATATTAAGCAGATTATAGATATGGAAGAGGAGATAAAGAGAAAAAAAATAGATACGCTGACACCTGAAGAGTTGCGTAAATACAAAGAATATGGCTTTTCTGATAAGAGACTTGCAAAGCTAATGAATTGTACTGAGGATGATATTGCTTTTAAAAGAAGAAGCTTGGATGTTATTCCGGTGTATAAAAGAGTCGATACATGTGCTGCAGAGTTTGAGTCGTTTACCCCATATCTTTATTCTACTTATGAAAAAGAGTGTGAGGCTGGCGTTACAGAAAGAAAAAAAGTTGTTATTCTGGGGGGTGGTCCAAACAGAATAGGGCAGGGTATAGAGTTTGACTATTGCTGTGTGCATGCCTGTTATGCTCTATCAGAAATAGGATATGAAACGATTATGATAAATTGTAACCCTGAAACTGTTTCCACCGACTATGATACGTCAGATAGACTTTATTTCGAGCCCTTAACTAAGGAGCATGTATTAAATATAATAGATAAGGAAAAACCTGTTGGTGTCATAGTGCAATTTGGGGGCCAAACCCCTTTAAAACTCTCAGTTCCACTTGAAAAAGCAGGAGTCAGGATTCTTGGTACCTCACCAGATAGTATTGATATTGCCGAAGATAGAGAAAGGTTTAAAAAGTTGGTGGAAAAATTGGGTATTTTGCAGCCTAATAATGGAATAGCCAGAAATCCTGAAGAGGCTTTTAAAATTGCAGAAGAGATCGGTTATCCAGTGGTTGTACGTCCATCTTACGTTTTGGGTGGAAGGGCAATGGAGATAGTATATGATAGCGAAGCTTTGGCCAACTATATGAAATTTGCGGTGGAAGCAAGTGAAAAACACCCGGTATTGATAGATAAATTTCTGGATAATGCTATTGAATTGGATGTTGATGCCATTTCAGATGGTGAAACTGTTGTGGTGGCTGGTATAATGCAGCACATTGAAGAAGCGGGTATCCATTCAGGTGACTCAGCTTGTTCGATACCACCAAGAACTATTTCTGAAGATATTAAGATAAAAGTTATCAAAATTACCAAACAGTTAGCTTATGAACTTAAAGTATTGGGTTTAATGAATATTCAATTTGCTATAAAGGATAATGATATTTATATTCTTGAGGTTAATCCAAGGGCATCTAGGACTGTTCCTTTTGTAAGTAAAACAATAGGTGTACCCCTTGCAAAACTTGCAGCTAAGGTTATGGTGGGGCAAAAGCTCAAAGATTTAGGATTCACCAATGAGGTTGATATACCATTTTTTACCGTCAAAGAGGCTGTTTTCCCATTTGTGAAGTTTCCTGGTACAGATCCTATTCTTGGGCCAGAAATGAAATCAACCGGTGAGGTTATGGGGATAGATGTTACTTTTGGTAAGGCATATTACAAAGCACAGATGGCTGCAGGTAATAAACTTCCAAAATCCGGAAAGGTATTTATAAGTGTAAAAGATTCAGTTAAAAAAGATATAATTCCAATTGCAAAAGAATTTGATCGTCTTGGATTTAATATTGTTGCTACAGCTGGGACCTATAATCTTTTAAAAGAGAATGGTATAAATGTTGAGTTTGTGAAAAAGGTTCAGGACGGTAGACCAAATATTGTAGATCTAATAAAAAATAGGGAGATTAAATTTGTTATAAACATACCACATGGGAAAAAATCCAGATTGGATTCCACTTCCATTAGAAGAGCGATATTAAGTTACAACGTTCCTTATGTTACTACAATTGAAGCTGCGGAAGCATCCATATTAGGTATCAAAGATTATTTTAATGAAAATTTAAATGTGACATCATTACAGAATTATTATAATCATTTAAGAAGGTAG
- the amrA gene encoding AmmeMemoRadiSam system protein A, producing the protein MYNLSSEAKKILLSIARTILENSFDKKENTLKMLDDLKNKLDGCLYNEISIKCGCFVTLHKFGELRGCIGTFRNDKKLYEVVSDMAIQAAFHDPRFSPLEKDELKDIEIEISVLTPMERLENFEDIVIGRDGLYVRKGFYSGVLLPQVATEHGWDKNQFISYTCMKAGLPPDIWKKDKIELYKFSAIVFSEMDI; encoded by the coding sequence ATGTACAATTTGTCTTCAGAAGCAAAAAAGATTCTACTATCTATTGCCAGAACAATATTGGAAAACAGTTTTGATAAAAAAGAAAACACACTAAAGATGCTTGATGATCTTAAGAACAAATTAGATGGTTGTCTTTATAATGAGATTTCAATAAAATGTGGCTGCTTTGTTACACTACACAAATTTGGTGAATTAAGGGGTTGTATAGGAACATTTAGAAATGATAAAAAGCTTTACGAAGTTGTTTCTGATATGGCAATTCAGGCTGCATTTCATGATCCAAGATTTTCACCCCTTGAAAAAGATGAATTAAAAGATATCGAAATTGAGATTTCCGTTCTCACCCCTATGGAAAGATTGGAAAATTTTGAAGATATAGTAATTGGCAGAGACGGTTTATACGTTAGAAAGGGATTCTATTCGGGGGTCTTGCTACCGCAGGTGGCCACCGAACATGGATGGGATAAAAATCAATTTATATCCTATACATGCATGAAAGCTGGATTACCACCAGATATCTGGAAAAAAGATAAAATAGAACTATATAAATTCAGTGCGATAGTTTTTAGTGAAATGGATATTTAG